A single genomic interval of Armigeres subalbatus isolate Guangzhou_Male chromosome 1, GZ_Asu_2, whole genome shotgun sequence harbors:
- the LOC134206884 gene encoding dnaJ homolog subfamily C member 7-like, which yields MRVKAKQLKERKEKGNELFKSGKFEEAQVVYTEALALDPINKDINSKLYNNQALVNSKIGNIREAITDCTCALENNERYMKVLLQRAKLQYNLGNFEVCVKDYEKALKFEKTMEIKNLLKDAKLQLKKTKHKDYYKILGIGKQASDEEIKKAYRERALVNHPDRHANSTEDEKKEQERKFKEVGEAYTVLSDPVKKSRYENGYDIEELDQADVDPQPMFRQFFQYPCGDSNFGGGFGGCGFGGGGSSFTFRFG from the coding sequence ATGCGAGTCAAAGCCAAGCAGCTTAAAGAACGCAAAGAAAAGGGTAACGAACTTTTCAAAAGCGGAAAGTTTGAAGAAGCGCAAGTTGTCTATACAGAAGCGCTTGCGCTTGATCCAATAAATAAGGACATCAACAGCAAATTGTATAACAACCAAGCCTTGGTGAATTCCAAAATTGGAAACATCAGAGAAGCCATCACAGATTGCACCTGCGCGTTAGAAAATAATGAGAGATACATGAAAGTATTGCTGCAAAGAGCTAAGTTACAATACAATTTGGGAAACTTCGAAGTATGCGTGAAGGATTATGAAAAAGCGTTGAAGTTTGAAAAAACAATGGAAATCAAGAACCTGCTTAAAGATGCAAAACTACAGCTGAAGAAGACGAAACATAaggattactataagatcttggGAATAGGCAAGCAAGCATCCGATGAGGAGATCAAGAAAGCATACCGAGAACGAGCTCTCGTTAACCATCCCGATCGGCACGCCAATTCGACGGAGGACGAAAAGAAGGAACAGGAACGAAAATTCAAGGAAGTTGGCGAAGCGTACACGGTTCTTTCCGACCCTGTCAAGAAGAGTCGGTATGAAAACGGTTATGACATTGAAGAGCTTGATCAAGCTGATGTTGACCCACAACCAATGTTCCGGCAGTTCTTCCAGTACCCCTGTGGCGACTCCAACTTCGGTGGTGGATTCGGCGGCTGTGGTTTCGGTGGCGGCGGCAGCAGTTTCACGTTCCGTTTCGGTTAA